A single window of Leptospira wolffii serovar Khorat str. Khorat-H2 DNA harbors:
- a CDS encoding antitoxin, whose protein sequence is MNRAKIFKNGDSQAVRLPKEYRFKGKEIYIRKEGINVILTPVEDALDGLWNTLSEFSEDFKMGRDQPTEYDGRDSI, encoded by the coding sequence ATGAATCGTGCTAAGATATTCAAAAACGGAGATAGCCAAGCCGTTCGGCTTCCCAAAGAATACAGATTTAAAGGAAAAGAAATCTATATTCGTAAGGAAGGGATAAACGTGATTTTAACCCCGGTCGAGGACGCCTTAGACGGACTCTGGAATACTTTGAGCGAATTCTCCGAAGATTTTAAAATGGGGAGAGACCAGCCGACCGAATATGACGGGCGCGATTCCATATGA
- the mltG gene encoding endolytic transglycosylase MltG, translating to MIFKNKLVLRLGAVLGVLAVLGVLAFFVVDEIKGGAVGSGQVKVDITVEPGDSPAEVTEALSKSGLLKSSTYFLFLIKATRSAGKIKAGLYEINDGMDARKILQVITEGKVKLITFTVPEGYNNRQIGDLLVKKNLIKTRADFLNAASRTELLREFKIPANNAEGYLFPETYSVPVNFPVDKIARMMIKRFFAKIEKIPNAKELDPKKLHEIVVLASVVEREAKKNEERPLMAGVFLNRLKQDIPLESCATIQYLFDKPHPRIFEKDLKIVSPYNTYMNKGYPPGPISNPGQPALEAALMPTQTDYLFFLLKPDGFHYFSKSFKEHAEAKKKYIDVLYE from the coding sequence ATGATTTTTAAAAATAAACTCGTTTTAAGGTTGGGGGCGGTCTTAGGCGTCCTGGCCGTTTTAGGGGTTTTAGCCTTCTTTGTCGTGGACGAGATCAAGGGCGGAGCGGTGGGCTCCGGCCAGGTAAAAGTGGATATCACCGTCGAGCCGGGAGATTCTCCCGCGGAAGTGACCGAAGCGCTCTCTAAGAGCGGCCTTCTGAAATCCTCCACATATTTTCTTTTTCTAATCAAGGCGACCCGATCCGCCGGAAAGATCAAAGCGGGACTCTACGAAATCAACGACGGCATGGACGCCCGTAAGATTCTTCAAGTGATTACGGAAGGGAAGGTGAAACTGATCACCTTCACCGTTCCGGAAGGTTATAATAACCGCCAGATCGGAGATCTACTGGTTAAGAAAAATTTAATTAAGACCCGTGCCGATTTTCTGAATGCGGCCTCCCGCACCGAATTACTCCGAGAGTTCAAGATTCCGGCCAATAATGCGGAAGGTTATCTTTTCCCGGAAACGTACAGCGTTCCTGTGAATTTTCCCGTGGATAAGATCGCAAGAATGATGATCAAAAGATTCTTCGCAAAGATCGAAAAGATTCCCAACGCTAAGGAATTGGATCCGAAAAAATTGCATGAGATCGTGGTTCTCGCATCGGTAGTGGAGAGGGAGGCCAAGAAAAACGAGGAAAGACCTCTTATGGCAGGAGTCTTTTTGAATCGTTTGAAGCAGGACATTCCTCTCGAATCTTGCGCGACGATTCAGTATTTATTCGATAAGCCTCATCCTAGGATTTTCGAAAAGGATCTCAAGATCGTTTCTCCGTACAATACGTATATGAATAAGGGGTATCCGCCGGGACCTATTTCCAATCCGGGGCAACCGGCGCTGGAGGCAGCATTGATGCCGACTCAAACGGATTATCTTTTCTTCCTATTGAAGCCGGACGGATTCCATTACTTCTCTAAGAGTTTTAAGGAACACGCCGAAGCTAAGAAAAAATACATAGACGTCCTTTACGAGTGA
- a CDS encoding response regulator, whose amino-acid sequence MIQSFIKVLFAEDNESSAELLIHFLERYNFEVDHVVDGMAAELKLRKIKYDFIILDNLMPVLSGIRLVNKIPDLNKNTPVVLLTASNEKEDVISAAHSKQLVGYILKPFDSDKLLQKIMSSLKLKPESLFDKKNFPFSIERVQRVSYGVGVKLNGCPFQKNAEKIAQEIAFILKELPEPRKFFIEVGEEFYYTKKANEILSSLLTRLASKYEIKEEDILVLSP is encoded by the coding sequence ATGATACAATCGTTTATTAAGGTTTTATTTGCCGAAGACAATGAGAGTTCTGCGGAGCTCTTGATTCATTTCTTGGAAAGATATAATTTCGAAGTGGACCATGTAGTGGATGGAATGGCCGCCGAGCTCAAGCTGAGAAAAATAAAATACGATTTCATTATCCTCGATAACCTAATGCCGGTTCTTTCCGGGATTCGTCTTGTAAATAAGATTCCCGATCTGAATAAGAATACTCCGGTAGTCCTTCTCACCGCAAGTAACGAAAAGGAAGACGTAATAAGCGCCGCCCATAGTAAGCAATTGGTGGGCTATATATTAAAGCCTTTCGATTCGGACAAACTTTTGCAAAAAATAATGTCTTCACTTAAATTGAAGCCAGAGTCTCTTTTTGACAAAAAGAATTTTCCTTTCTCTATTGAAAGAGTCCAGAGGGTTTCCTACGGAGTGGGAGTAAAGCTGAACGGTTGTCCATTCCAGAAAAATGCCGAAAAAATCGCCCAAGAAATCGCCTTTATACTGAAAGAATTACCGGAACCCAGAAAATTCTTCATCGAGGTCGGTGAGGAATTCTACTATACCAAAAAGGCGAACGAGATCCTTTCCTCCCTTCTAACCCGTCTAGCCTCCAAGTACGAGATTAAGGAAGAGGATATATTGGTCCTAAGCCCCTAA
- a CDS encoding lectin-like protein gives MKRKLSILSFLLACFAATNVYASRGAVVESPIDIFEKSSEAKSLGVQRQVQVAANLPAHKALFYGTHNSYNSKAYAGPFFSYAFPNQQYSIGDQLRLGARFIELDIHYTLGANFKNEFLLCHGQSNDLGCNVFDRPAGKGLAEIQNWISQPQNRNEVLILYTEDYLDGRADEFLGIVRSYLDPYLYRYTGSCGDIPNAANMPKLKDMVASNRRILLMSNGCYDGAWNQFYKRTFFGSNTISPKDFKGYPDCNWSRGVYDSTQTRVFNDSTNYFGIYDGVKESGTFTNDNISQMLSCGISVFGIDQFDPDFAKQGLWSWNNSEPNDAGGNEDCLQIVGNGRWNDNSCSKSYRYACKDGSGNWAITDASGNWANGKSACSAKGWNFSAPVTPYENKKLQETKNAKGVSEVWANLTDQYAEGYWESGR, from the coding sequence ATGAAGAGAAAATTAAGTATCCTTTCCTTCTTGCTGGCTTGCTTTGCCGCAACCAACGTTTACGCAAGTAGGGGGGCGGTCGTGGAAAGCCCGATCGATATATTCGAAAAATCTTCGGAAGCCAAATCGTTGGGCGTTCAAAGACAGGTTCAGGTAGCGGCAAATTTGCCCGCTCATAAAGCCTTGTTTTACGGAACCCATAACTCTTATAATAGTAAGGCTTATGCCGGTCCTTTCTTTTCCTATGCGTTTCCGAACCAACAATACTCCATCGGAGATCAATTACGCCTGGGAGCGCGGTTTATCGAGCTGGATATCCATTACACGCTGGGAGCGAACTTTAAGAACGAGTTCCTACTTTGCCACGGTCAATCCAACGATTTAGGTTGTAACGTATTCGATCGTCCTGCGGGCAAAGGATTAGCTGAGATCCAGAATTGGATTTCCCAGCCTCAGAATAGAAACGAAGTCCTTATCCTATACACCGAGGATTATCTGGACGGAAGAGCGGACGAGTTTCTAGGAATCGTAAGAAGCTATCTGGATCCGTATCTTTACAGATATACCGGATCTTGTGGAGATATTCCTAACGCGGCCAATATGCCTAAGTTAAAGGATATGGTGGCTTCTAATCGCAGGATCCTACTCATGAGCAACGGATGTTACGACGGAGCTTGGAACCAATTCTATAAGAGAACATTCTTCGGAAGCAATACCATTAGTCCAAAGGACTTCAAAGGTTATCCGGATTGTAACTGGAGCAGAGGCGTTTACGATTCCACTCAAACTAGAGTGTTCAACGATAGCACCAATTACTTCGGAATTTACGACGGAGTGAAAGAAAGCGGAACCTTCACGAACGACAATATCTCTCAAATGCTGTCCTGCGGAATCAGCGTATTCGGAATCGATCAATTCGATCCGGATTTTGCGAAACAAGGTCTTTGGTCTTGGAATAACTCCGAGCCGAACGACGCCGGAGGAAACGAAGATTGCCTCCAGATCGTAGGTAACGGACGTTGGAACGATAATAGCTGCTCTAAGAGCTATCGTTACGCTTGTAAAGACGGCTCCGGAAATTGGGCGATCACCGACGCAAGCGGAAACTGGGCAAACGGAAAGAGCGCGTGCTCTGCTAAGGGTTGGAACTTCTCCGCACCCGTAACGCCTTATGAGAATAAAAAACTCCAAGAGACGAAAAACGCGAAGGGCGTATCCGAAGTCTGGGCTAACCTGACCGACCAATATGCGGAAGGTTATTGGGAGAGCGGACGATAA
- a CDS encoding single-stranded DNA-binding protein, which produces MKNISVTVLDGYLTNDPELKKTQTGKSVAKFTLAVNHQFKRQEGEEGEVSYLDIEVWERNAENCTEFLRKGKKVTVVGQLRQDRWKNQEGQSRSKVKVVADEVRFDSFGERKEREAA; this is translated from the coding sequence ATGAAAAATATCTCAGTAACCGTGTTGGACGGTTATCTAACCAACGATCCCGAGCTCAAGAAGACCCAGACAGGCAAGTCCGTTGCGAAATTCACTCTGGCGGTGAACCACCAGTTCAAAAGACAAGAGGGCGAAGAAGGAGAGGTTTCTTACCTGGACATAGAAGTATGGGAAAGAAACGCGGAGAACTGCACCGAGTTTTTGAGAAAAGGGAAGAAGGTTACGGTCGTGGGTCAGCTACGCCAGGATAGATGGAAAAACCAAGAAGGCCAATCCAGGTCCAAAGTGAAAGTCGTGGCGGACGAGGTCCGATTCGATAGCTTCGGAGAGCGTAAGGAGAGGGAGGCCGCCTAA
- the vapC gene encoding type II toxin-antitoxin system tRNA(fMet)-specific endonuclease VapC: MSKYLLDTNVCIYIINQRPESVYKKFKKIELENIYISSITEFELYFGVQKSIQRERNKKVLSDFIGYLNVLPYDSDSAEIAAKIRFDLEKSGKPIGPFDLLIASQAVSKGYTLITNNEREFKRIKELKLDNWI; encoded by the coding sequence ATGAGCAAGTATCTGCTGGATACGAACGTCTGTATCTATATCATAAACCAAAGGCCTGAATCCGTTTATAAAAAGTTTAAGAAAATAGAATTAGAAAATATTTATATATCCTCTATCACCGAATTCGAACTATATTTCGGAGTCCAAAAGAGTATTCAAAGAGAAAGGAACAAAAAGGTTCTATCGGATTTTATAGGCTATTTGAATGTATTGCCTTACGATAGCGACTCGGCGGAAATCGCCGCGAAAATTCGCTTCGATTTGGAAAAATCGGGTAAACCTATTGGGCCATTCGATCTTTTGATTGCTTCGCAAGCAGTCTCTAAGGGGTATACTCTGATAACTAATAACGAAAGAGAATTCAAACGAATCAAAGAACTAAAGCTAGATAATTGGATTTAA
- a CDS encoding acyl-CoA dehydrogenase family protein, with translation MIATKAPTDSTSAKQALSKSAGVIEQVTKALAAKTSSNGKVSVSKMDQNQLVQYQIAWLTSEQRIAENFIDYAWNESFGTGELERTMAYAFAAEVVSHVRSEFSARSGEYGISTQDLVSKLFDEATNQFIETAGAIENYNHIADLIVSLGHFGAYGLSEDHEMFRQTFKQFAEEVVAPKAEHVHRHDDIVPEEIIQGLRDMGCFGLCIPESYGGLQPNDKPDNISMLVVTEELSRGSLGIAGSLITRPEILSKALLKGGTDAQKEKWLPLIASGEKMGGIMVTEPNYGSDVAGVSVTAKKVDGGWLINGVKTWCTFAGYANLLLILTRTESDPELKHKGLSILLAEKPSFNGHEFDYKQDGGGRISGKAIGTIGYRGMHSFEVSFEDYFVPEENLIGGEAGRGKGFYFQMEGFAGGRIQTAARANGVMQAALEAGLRYAQERQVFQKPIFDYNLTKYKIARMAMIVQASRQYTNTVAKLLDNHQGQMEATLIKFYASKVAEWVSREAMQIHGGMGYAEEYAVSRYFVDARVFSIFEGAEEVMALRVIAKSLMDQYAG, from the coding sequence ATGATCGCAACGAAAGCGCCTACGGATTCCACGTCGGCAAAACAGGCCTTAAGCAAGTCTGCAGGGGTAATCGAGCAAGTCACCAAGGCTCTGGCGGCAAAGACTAGTTCCAACGGAAAAGTTTCCGTTTCCAAAATGGACCAGAATCAATTGGTTCAATACCAAATCGCATGGCTTACATCCGAGCAGAGAATCGCGGAAAACTTTATCGACTATGCTTGGAACGAATCTTTTGGAACGGGTGAGTTGGAAAGAACCATGGCCTACGCTTTTGCTGCGGAAGTCGTTTCTCATGTCCGTTCCGAATTCAGTGCTCGCTCCGGCGAATACGGAATCTCCACACAAGATCTGGTGTCCAAATTATTCGACGAGGCTACGAACCAATTCATCGAGACTGCTGGAGCCATCGAAAATTATAATCATATCGCGGATCTAATCGTTTCTCTCGGTCATTTCGGAGCATACGGACTCAGCGAGGATCACGAGATGTTCCGCCAAACCTTCAAGCAATTCGCGGAAGAAGTCGTCGCTCCTAAAGCAGAGCATGTGCACCGTCACGACGATATCGTACCCGAGGAAATCATCCAAGGTCTCAGAGACATGGGTTGCTTCGGTCTTTGTATTCCGGAAAGTTACGGCGGGCTCCAGCCTAACGATAAGCCCGACAATATCTCCATGCTTGTCGTAACCGAGGAATTATCCAGAGGATCTTTGGGAATCGCAGGATCTCTTATCACACGTCCTGAGATTCTTTCCAAAGCATTGCTAAAAGGCGGAACCGACGCTCAAAAAGAGAAATGGTTACCTTTGATCGCTTCCGGAGAGAAGATGGGTGGAATCATGGTGACCGAGCCGAATTACGGATCGGACGTCGCAGGAGTTTCCGTAACCGCTAAAAAAGTGGACGGAGGTTGGCTCATCAACGGAGTTAAGACCTGGTGTACTTTTGCAGGTTACGCAAATCTTCTTTTGATTCTTACCAGAACCGAATCCGATCCTGAATTAAAGCACAAAGGACTTTCTATTCTCCTCGCTGAGAAGCCCAGCTTTAACGGTCACGAATTCGATTATAAGCAGGACGGCGGCGGTCGTATCAGTGGAAAAGCGATCGGAACCATCGGATATCGCGGTATGCACTCTTTCGAAGTTTCCTTCGAAGATTATTTCGTTCCCGAAGAAAACCTGATCGGTGGCGAGGCAGGAAGAGGAAAAGGATTCTATTTCCAAATGGAAGGTTTTGCAGGAGGAAGGATCCAAACTGCGGCTCGTGCGAACGGAGTCATGCAGGCTGCGTTGGAAGCGGGCCTTCGTTATGCTCAAGAAAGACAGGTCTTCCAAAAGCCTATCTTCGATTATAATCTGACCAAATACAAAATCGCACGTATGGCGATGATCGTTCAGGCTTCCCGCCAATATACGAACACGGTAGCCAAACTTCTGGATAATCACCAAGGCCAGATGGAAGCTACTCTGATCAAATTCTACGCTTCTAAGGTTGCGGAATGGGTAAGCCGTGAAGCTATGCAAATCCACGGTGGTATGGGATACGCGGAAGAATATGCGGTCTCCCGTTACTTCGTGGACGCAAGGGTATTCTCTATCTTCGAAGGAGCCGAGGAAGTAATGGCTCTTAGAGTGATTGCAAAATCCTTAATGGACCAATACGCAGGTTAA
- a CDS encoding Spy/CpxP family protein refolding chaperone: MFRKISKFTAILLVLGTATVLTQGCHHKWMSPEKRANYIVKKLKSELDLTETQAATLDKIKADVLEKRKELKMVGPFLPKEAVEELRADKFNAEKLNKLGEEREKKMAAFRVFFTKKAGEFHAVLTPEQRGKLADLILKFQSKFDRDED; the protein is encoded by the coding sequence ATGTTTCGCAAAATCTCAAAATTTACCGCAATCTTGTTGGTGCTAGGAACCGCAACCGTTCTAACCCAAGGTTGTCATCATAAGTGGATGTCGCCTGAGAAAAGGGCGAATTATATCGTCAAAAAACTTAAGTCCGAACTGGACCTAACGGAAACTCAAGCGGCTACCCTGGACAAGATCAAAGCCGATGTCCTGGAAAAGCGCAAAGAGCTGAAAATGGTGGGACCTTTCCTTCCTAAGGAAGCTGTAGAAGAACTTCGCGCAGATAAATTCAACGCCGAAAAGTTGAATAAACTGGGAGAGGAAAGAGAGAAGAAAATGGCGGCTTTCCGCGTATTCTTCACTAAGAAGGCGGGAGAATTCCACGCCGTACTTACCCCCGAACAAAGAGGTAAGCTCGCGGATCTAATCTTAAAGTTCCAAAGTAAATTCGATAGGGACGAGGATTAA
- a CDS encoding RNA polymerase sigma factor → MGEEEFSRFVEETREIVLAAISRYLYERFAYAIDDVAQETYLRAYKALQKGQFRGDSKLTTWLYTIARNESIRMNENLGREETKAEKAGKRSREERPLVLEAEAEEAAELPSWEKAKGWISKLPEAYQSVIQYYLSGYSEKEIAEALGVPAGTVKSRAARGKEMLRRMHHSERREGGDVWANQ, encoded by the coding sequence ATGGGAGAGGAAGAATTTTCCCGCTTCGTAGAAGAAACCAGGGAGATCGTCTTAGCGGCGATCTCCCGCTACTTGTACGAACGCTTTGCATATGCAATCGACGATGTCGCACAGGAAACCTACCTTCGCGCATATAAGGCATTACAAAAGGGTCAATTTCGGGGAGATTCGAAATTGACCACTTGGTTGTACACGATCGCTCGAAACGAATCCATTCGTATGAACGAAAATCTCGGTAGAGAAGAAACCAAGGCGGAGAAGGCGGGAAAACGTTCCCGTGAAGAACGACCGCTGGTTCTAGAAGCCGAAGCGGAGGAAGCCGCCGAACTTCCGAGTTGGGAAAAGGCCAAGGGTTGGATTTCCAAATTGCCCGAAGCTTACCAAAGTGTGATCCAATACTACCTTTCCGGATATTCGGAAAAGGAGATAGCGGAGGCTTTGGGAGTTCCCGCAGGAACCGTTAAGTCAAGAGCGGCTCGTGGAAAAGAGATGTTGAGACGAATGCATCATTCTGAGCGAAGAGAAGGAGGCGATGTATGGGCAAATCAGTGA
- a CDS encoding phosphoribosyl-AMP cyclohydrolase, whose translation MLTIIWANAQPGKISRLERMSPEAWEERSKTLPSSARIQIDCDQDTILVLDPSFSPLTLEEWNEDRELKFVNGLIPVVTVDPKGFFLMQAFSNEETVRLTAKESMGIYFSRSRNSIWRKGDTSGHIQKLHRILVSPSGDFLIYEVEQEGAACHEGYYSCFFREAGNRGDWKILDIPFLGK comes from the coding sequence ATGCTTACCATTATCTGGGCAAACGCCCAGCCGGGAAAAATCTCCAGATTAGAAAGAATGAGCCCCGAGGCCTGGGAGGAACGCAGTAAAACTCTCCCTTCTTCTGCGAGAATCCAAATCGATTGCGACCAGGATACGATACTCGTCTTGGATCCTAGTTTTTCTCCCTTAACCTTGGAAGAATGGAACGAGGATCGGGAATTGAAATTTGTGAACGGTTTAATTCCCGTGGTTACCGTGGACCCGAAAGGATTCTTTTTGATGCAAGCCTTCTCGAATGAGGAAACCGTACGATTGACCGCTAAGGAATCCATGGGGATCTATTTCAGTCGTTCCCGGAATTCGATTTGGAGAAAGGGAGACACTTCCGGTCATATCCAAAAATTGCACAGGATTTTAGTATCTCCTTCCGGAGATTTTCTGATCTATGAAGTGGAGCAGGAAGGTGCTGCCTGCCATGAGGGCTATTACTCCTGCTTTTTCAGAGAAGCGGGAAATCGGGGAGATTGGAAGATTCTAGACATTCCTTTTTTAGGAAAGTAA
- a CDS encoding DUF1801 domain-containing protein — protein MPTPRKKTTPRKAASKGKEPKAIKYTDKSPGQPELVPIFEEIKRLLLSYAKGSIRIRGEAGGQINLVSEKEIFVNGKKKPEVYFASALVQKGYVGFYFMPVYAEPEMKRIFQPELLGCLKGKSCFHIKKKDPILFSQIRSALELGYQEFKKKDWVD, from the coding sequence ATGCCCACTCCTAGAAAGAAAACGACCCCGCGCAAAGCCGCCTCCAAGGGTAAGGAACCGAAGGCCATCAAGTATACCGACAAATCTCCCGGGCAACCCGAACTAGTTCCAATTTTCGAGGAGATCAAAAGACTACTTCTGTCTTATGCAAAGGGAAGCATCCGCATCCGAGGAGAAGCCGGAGGACAAATCAATCTAGTAAGCGAGAAGGAAATCTTCGTGAACGGCAAGAAAAAGCCGGAAGTCTATTTTGCAAGCGCACTCGTTCAAAAAGGATATGTCGGTTTTTATTTCATGCCGGTATATGCGGAACCGGAAATGAAACGGATCTTCCAGCCGGAACTTCTAGGTTGCCTAAAAGGAAAGAGCTGCTTTCATATCAAAAAGAAGGATCCGATCTTATTCTCCCAAATCCGATCCGCATTGGAACTCGGTTACCAAGAATTTAAAAAAAAGGATTGGGTGGATTAG
- the ilvD gene encoding dihydroxy-acid dehydratase — MPKYRSRTSTHGRNMAGARALWRATGMKDGDFGKPIIAIANSFTQFVPGHVHLKDLGQMVAREIEKAGGVAKEFNTIAVDDGIAMGHSGMLYSLPSRDLIADSVEYMVNAHTADALLCISNCDKITPGMLMAALRLNIPTVFVSGGPMEAGKVNWHGDERKLDLIDAMIEAANPNVSDEEVATLERSACPTCGSCSGMFTANSMNCLTEALGLSLPGNGSTLATHADRRQLFLNAGKLVVDLAKRYYEQEDESVLPRNIATYEAFQNAMSLDVAMGGSTNTVLHILAAANEAGINFKMHDIDLISRRVPCICKVAPATQKYHMEDVHRAGGVVGILAELDRVGLIHRDVPTVHSSTLGKALEEWDIVRQKTGSKAFALFSAAPGGIPTTEAFSQERRWPELDLDRTNGCIRDVEHAYTQDGGLAVLYGNIAPEGCIVKTAGVDESIWKFTGRARVMESQEEAVAKILGNEIVEGDIVVIRYEGPKGGPGMQEMLYPTSYLKSKGLGKACALLTDGRFSGGTSGLSIGHVSPEAAAGGAIGLVEEGDIIEIDIPDRSIHLKITDAELANRRDAMDAKGKEAWKPKSRKRTVSPALRAYAAMTTSAHTGAVRDVSQVEHG; from the coding sequence ATGCCCAAGTATAGATCCCGCACTTCGACTCACGGAAGAAATATGGCCGGAGCAAGAGCCCTTTGGCGAGCCACCGGTATGAAAGACGGCGATTTTGGTAAACCCATCATCGCGATAGCGAACTCATTTACCCAATTCGTTCCCGGACACGTACACTTAAAAGATCTCGGCCAGATGGTGGCTCGAGAGATCGAAAAAGCCGGAGGGGTCGCCAAAGAATTCAACACCATCGCTGTGGACGACGGGATCGCTATGGGACATAGCGGAATGTTATATTCTCTCCCTAGCAGGGACCTAATTGCGGATTCGGTGGAATACATGGTAAACGCTCATACCGCGGATGCGTTACTCTGTATTTCTAACTGCGATAAAATCACTCCTGGAATGCTCATGGCCGCTCTCCGCTTGAATATTCCTACAGTCTTCGTTTCCGGAGGTCCGATGGAAGCCGGAAAAGTCAATTGGCATGGAGACGAACGCAAATTGGATTTGATCGACGCAATGATAGAAGCGGCGAACCCTAACGTCTCCGACGAGGAAGTCGCAACCTTAGAGCGCTCCGCTTGTCCTACTTGCGGTTCCTGCTCCGGTATGTTCACTGCGAATTCCATGAATTGCCTCACGGAAGCTTTAGGGCTTTCTCTTCCGGGTAACGGATCCACTCTCGCTACTCACGCCGACAGAAGACAACTCTTCTTGAATGCCGGAAAACTAGTCGTGGATCTAGCGAAAAGATACTACGAGCAGGAAGACGAATCCGTATTACCGCGCAATATCGCCACTTATGAGGCCTTCCAAAATGCGATGAGCTTGGATGTCGCGATGGGAGGGTCCACGAATACGGTTCTTCATATTCTCGCGGCCGCGAACGAAGCGGGAATCAATTTCAAGATGCACGATATCGATTTGATATCCAGAAGAGTTCCTTGTATTTGTAAAGTCGCTCCTGCAACTCAAAAGTACCATATGGAAGACGTGCATAGAGCGGGAGGAGTGGTCGGAATCCTAGCGGAACTCGATAGAGTCGGGCTGATTCACAGAGACGTTCCCACGGTTCATTCAAGTACATTAGGAAAAGCTTTAGAAGAATGGGATATCGTGCGTCAAAAAACGGGCTCAAAGGCGTTCGCATTATTCTCCGCAGCCCCCGGAGGAATTCCTACCACCGAAGCCTTCTCGCAAGAAAGACGTTGGCCCGAATTGGATCTGGACAGGACTAACGGTTGCATCCGGGATGTGGAGCACGCTTATACGCAAGACGGCGGGCTCGCAGTACTATACGGAAATATCGCACCCGAAGGTTGTATCGTAAAAACGGCAGGGGTGGACGAATCCATTTGGAAATTCACCGGAAGAGCCAGAGTCATGGAAAGCCAAGAAGAAGCGGTGGCTAAAATCCTAGGCAACGAAATTGTCGAAGGAGACATCGTAGTCATCCGTTACGAAGGACCCAAAGGCGGCCCCGGAATGCAGGAAATGCTGTATCCGACTTCCTATCTGAAATCCAAAGGGCTCGGAAAAGCCTGCGCTCTTCTTACCGACGGAAGATTCTCCGGCGGAACTTCGGGACTTTCCATCGGACATGTTTCTCCGGAAGCGGCAGCCGGTGGAGCCATCGGTCTGGTAGAAGAAGGGGACATCATAGAAATCGATATACCCGATAGATCCATCCATCTGAAAATCACGGATGCGGAACTTGCAAATCGCAGAGATGCAATGGATGCCAAAGGCAAAGAGGCCTGGAAACCCAAATCCCGCAAAAGAACCGTTTCGCCCGCTCTAAGGGCCTATGCCGCCATGACGACTTCGGCACATACCGGAGCCGTCCGCGACGTGAGTCAAGTAGAGCACGGATAA